One genomic segment of Besnoitia besnoiti strain Bb-Ger1 chromosome VII, whole genome shotgun sequence includes these proteins:
- a CDS encoding queuine trna-ribosyltransferase domain-containing protein (encoded by transcript BESB_078630) — translation MADVASATPASAAPASSSPAPLTAAAFPTLPPLPEMSRALEEELLSPLRFSLLKVDGRARTSVVHLPHGDVRTPIFMPVGTYGAIKGLDARILHAAHDEMTCEEEERRKRTRAEAAACAREPDAAPFASQPNSGAAAGDRAGGVEPSAAAVTCAAPWATASSYEAHVAHFLEPSPASFTAPCAPGGPTAVALPSKSAAQSRAPRTCVAAEAGDSAPAEASREAPAALPRRPPASFSPIILGNTFHLYRHVGTERMAAAGGLHAFMNWGGNLLTDSGGFQMVSLLKILEVREEGVQFEAASLAVKARSGKDAKENSKPRGDDKRDEGAEMPIEALRLDVAAKGETDGQKNDGSLLLTPEKSIYMQNAMGSDIIMQLDDVVSSTTPDPVRVEDAMLRSLRWLDRCIAAHTRPREQALFGIVQGGLDSRTRAISLREIRKRPLPGFAIGGLSGGEAKDDFWKMVELSTRPGDVGLPAGKPRYLMGVGYPLDVVVCVALGCDMFDCVYPCRTARFGTALVREQAGTLRIKQTKFKADLRPLDPTCGCYTCTHYTRAFLHASFGKMPATSQLLTLHNLFFMHSLCVDMQKAIAAGQFKEFVRFFLQQLYPPSTARASGVRTPQGPAPDTGGSADGSQGAAEAGAEAPQEKEMKAAKGDAANPAGAKKNKQQRRAKAEHKKCERERRLASCGEESKAGETSDAQAPRPALWIRDALMAAGIDITDLYDFSTEAEKKVARDTGAMV, via the exons ATGGCTgacgtcgcctccgccactcccgcctccgccgctcccgcctcctcctctcctgcgccgctcaCAGCGGCCGCGTTCCCtacgctgccgccgctgccggagATGTCTCGGGCGCTCGAAGAGGAgctcctgtctccgctgcgcttTTCGCTGCTGAAGgtcgacggccgcgcgcgaacgaGCGTCGTGCATCTGCCGCACGGGGACGTCCGCACGCCGATCTTCATGCCAGTTGGCACCTACGGGGCGATCAAgggcctcgacgcgcggATTCTCCACGCGGCGCATGACGAAATGAcctgcgaagaggaggaaaggaggaagcgaacacgcgccgaggccgcggcgtgtgcgcgcgagcccgacgcagcgcccttcgcctcgcagcccaacagtggcgcagcggccggcgaccgcgcgggaggcgtggaaccctccgccgcagcggtgACCTGCGCCGCACCCTGGGCGACTGCGTCCTCCTACGAGGCGCACGTCGCGCACTTTTTGGAgccgtcgccggcctcgttCACGGCTCCATGCGCCCCAGGGGGGCCTACGGCGGTCGCGCTGCCGTCaaagagcgcggcgcagagccgcgcgccgcggacgtgTGTGGCTGCCGAGGCAGGggactctgcgcctgcggaggcgagtcGGGAGGCACCTGCGGCCctgccgaggcgcccgcccgcgtcCTTTTCGCCGATTATCCTCGGCAACACGTTTCACCTTTACAGACACGTGGGGACGGAGCGGATGGCGGCTGCGGGTGGCTTACACGCCTTCATGAACTGGGGGGGGAATCTGCTGACCGACAGCGGCGGCTTCCAGATGGTGTCCCTCCTAAAAATACTCGAGgtgcgcgaggagggcgttCAGTTcgaggcggcctcgctcgcagtcaaggcgcgcagcgggaaAGACGCAAAGGAGAACTCcaagccgcgcggcgacgacaagcgagacgaaggcgcggagatGCCGATCGAGGCCCTGCGGCTGGACGTGGCGGCGaaaggagagacagacggccAAAAAAACGATGGATCCCTGCTTCTCACGCCAGAGAAATCGATCTACATGCAG AACGCCATGGGGAGCGACATCATCATGCAGCTGGATGACGTCGTCTCGTCGACTACGCCAGACCCAGTTCGAGTGGAAGACGCGATGCTCCGCTCCCTCCG GTGGCTGGATCGCTGCATcgccgcgcacacgcggccCCGCGAACAGGCGCTCTTCGGCATCGTCCAGGGAGGGCTCgactcgcggacgcgcgcgatcTCCCTTCGAGAAATTAGAAAGCGACCGCTCCCCGGGTTCGCCATCGGCGGTctgagcggaggcgaggccaaAGATGACTTCTGGAAGATGGTGGAGCTG AGCACGCGCCCAGGCGACGTCGGGCTGCCTGCGGGGAAGCCGCGGTACTTGATGGGCGTCGGATACCCGCTGgacgtcgtcgtctgcgtcgcgctggGCTGCGACATGTTTGACTGCGTCTACCCGTGCCGCACTGCGCGCTTCGGCACCGCTCTCGTGCGCGAACAGGCAGGGACACTCCGCATCAAACAAACCAAATTCAAAGCCGACTTGCG GCCTCTGGATCCAACTTGCGGCTGCTACACATGCACTCACTACACCCGCGCATTCCTTCACGCATCCTTCGGCAAG ATGCCTGCGACCTCACAGCTGCTCACTCTCCACAACCTTTTCTTCATGCACTCGCTCTGCGTAGACATGCAGAAAGCGATTGCGGCAGGACAGTTCAAGGAGTTcgttcgcttcttcctccagcagctctACCCCCCTTCGACGGCCCGCGCctcaggtgtacgtacacctcagGGGCCGGCCCCCGATACGGGAGGGAGCGCCGACGGCTCacagggcgccgccgaggctggcgcagaggcacCGCAGGAAAAAGAGATGAAGGCGGCAAAGGGAGACGCAGCCAATCCTGCAGGggcgaagaaaaacaaacagcagcgccgcgcgaaggccgagcATAAGAagtgcgagagagagcgtcgCTTGGCGTCGTGTGGGGAGGAATCGAAGGCGGGGGAAACCTCTGACGCGCAGGCTCCGCGGCCAGCGCTCTGGATCAGGGACGCGCTGATGGCCGCCGGCATTGACATTACCGATCTCTACGATTTCAGCACggaggcagaaaaaaaagtggCTCGTGACACCGGTGCCATGGTGTAG
- a CDS encoding hypothetical protein (encoded by transcript BESB_078620) codes for MGAGYLKRRRERTRSLCSRCLPEKPNETQRPREDVFSSLGSQPMGGEASAATRALKLNIKVLRFLKAFADIRGSLSASPAALCALENRPFPPPSPPPPPHPKP; via the coding sequence ATGGGCGCGGGCTACCTtaagagacgccgcgaacgcacgcgaagtctctgcagccgctgcctccctGAGAAACCAAACGAAACACAGCGTCCACGTGAAGacgtcttctcctctctcggctCTCAACCCATGGGGggagaggcctccgccgccacgcgtGCCCTGAAGCTCAACATCAAggttcttcgcttcctcaaGGCATTCGCAGATATAAGAGGAAGTCTATCAGCCTCGCCAGCAGCCCTCTGCGCGTTAGAGAAccgccccttcccccccccttccccccccccccccccccaccctaaaccctaa
- a CDS encoding ribosomal protein RPS15 (encoded by transcript BESB_078610), whose product MGRPPAAGPCEAPGLPAIRSSPPSASRSASPAVSCHSRRQSSSRAPPPSSRCPPSSDSSSPLSAAPEWFSRLSSSSASGLPPRGVSATLFSPASPPNPSAARASSASCSSAAARLSPSPFGRSDSHVPLVCFHSWPSGCSSLPRRASVSSSSSARRGDLRPFARHPLLVARLFLALQCLGAAAFSVQSRGRAALHATPVSPTSSFAAASFSARASFASLSPLASPWAQQSRDAPLPGFTRCDAFAFAFATSAASRLSASSLRARVSLSAARTASLRLCTVQRETRSPASPLCVVADGAPGSSSSAARLIGGCARGEPETSLCAAKRARSAGAESAFPSFGASDGAPERGDAPAPPAAEQSSGEAVAGGGGEDEGEAQVAEAAPVDEEDGEERAKAIVEAEKRLRPSKALGSVLSAESLEVQTLLNESNSGAGAQHAWEADYEDLEPSGPFQQAFLKAHYRKNFRMHEADCGSEAFQVASLTARINYLTQHLLLHRKDLSAVRGLRALVVRRRKHLQYLARTKPGVYYHLLRALNLKPVVVPGA is encoded by the exons ATGGGTCGACCGCCGGCCGCCGGGCCCTGTGAAGCCCCCGGTCTTCCGGCGATtcgttcttcgcctccttccgcttcccgctccgcctcgcccgccgttTCGTGTCACTCGCGCCGCCAGTCTTCTTCGCGAGCTCCGCCCCCTTCTTCCCGCtgtccgccgtcgtctgacagctcgtctccgctttccgcggcgcctgaatggttctctcgcctctcatCTTCCTCAGCGTCTGGCTTGCCTCCGCGGGGCGTTTCTGcgactctcttctctcctgcgtcgcctccaaatccctccgcagcccgcgcttcgtctgcctcctgttcctctgccgcggcgcggctctctccttcgccgtttGGTCGTTCTGACTCTCACGTCCCCCTTGTCTGTTTTCATTCCTGGCCTTCTGGCTgctcttctctgccgcggagagcttccgtctcgtcttcctcctcggcgaggagaggcgaccTCCGGCCGTTCGCGCGTCATCCTCTTCTCGTTGCTCGTTTGTTTCTTGCGCTGCAGTGTTtgggcgcagctgccttctCGGTTCAGTCTCGCGGCAGGGCGGCTCTGCATGCGACGCCCGTCTCTCCCActtcctccttcgctgctgcgtcctTCTCGGCTCGGGCGTCATTTGCGTCCTTGTCTCCTCTTGCATCTCCGTGGGCGCAGCaaagcagagacgcgcctctgccAGGCTTCACGCGCTGTGACGCGTTTGCGTTCGCTTTCGCCacctctgcagcttcgcgcCTGTCGGCTTCATCCCTACGCGCCCGTGTgtcgctctcggcggcgcgcaccgcgtctctgcgtctctgcactgttcagcgagagacgcgttCTCCCGCTTCGCCGTtgtgcgtcgtcgctgacggcgcgccaggcagcagttcgtccgcggcgcggctcatcggcggctgcgcgcgaggtGAGCCAGAGACGTCTCTTtgcgccgcgaagcgcgcgcggagtGCGGGCGCGGAAAGCGCTTTTCCGAGTttcggcgcgagcgacggcgctcccgagcgaggcgacgcgcccgcgccgccagcagcagagCAGAGCTCCGGGGAGGCCGtcgcggggggcggaggggaggatgaaggcgaggcgcaggtcgcggaggcagcacccgtcgacgaagaggacggggaagagagggcgaaggcCATCGTGGAGGCGGAAAAACGCCTGAGGCCTTCCAAGGCGCTGGGGAGCGTCCTCTCGGCGGAGAGCCTCGAGGTGCAGACCCTGCTGAACGAGTCGAACAGCGGGGCTGGAGCCCAACACGCCTGGGAAGCAGACTACGAGGATCTCGAGCCTTCCGGA CCTTTTCAGCAGGCTTTCCTAAAGGCACACTACCGGAAGAACTTCCGCATGCACGAAGCGGACTGCGGAAGCGAAGCGTTCCAAGTCGCCTCGCTGACGGCGCGCATCAATTACCTCACGCAGCATCTTCTTCTGCACCGAAAAGACCTCTCGgccgtccgcggcctgcgcgcgctcgtTGTCAGGAGACGAAA ACACCTGCAGTATCTCGCACGAACCAAGCCTGGCGTCTACTAccacctcctccgcgcgcttaACTTGAAGCCCGTAGTCGTTCCTGGTGCGTGA
- a CDS encoding hypothetical protein (encoded by transcript BESB_078590), translating into MQPAPSRSSRRLRLPVKAPLFVFLVCFFAGLCPLQQAAGEPAIRVRPAHATVRSSGTWRKLRKSFLKLLAEEAKRREWVPVETLEELDEDSPYVISVAPQQSLKFRGFSRDRDRIADEQVFRDLGKQLPQGFNAAFGLKKAANGLLTCAHAPWLAVAVIDAVREATTRQHVKYYLADVRYLRGGSEDDGDETEAGARDAPLPTTLPLTPNNKVFTEGAPDLEPQTGSRASILCTQDGQPPQFIPEDTEDEDVTEQQPGPWGVTVVVRSRVNPLAAFGRSYELEVLDNVAVTVPAQPRIPLPLSVVASLDTLLQLELAAAAAAAAEAADAAGSGAADTAALRAQALCRLERPAAYRSAAKLDCSMWQTKPQKSKASAHKQLMKALAPFVGLSVSNHLLGPRRNAATFEGLVGVDASAAGSPPPALLNLQSDFGAPAASAAERAVLSRLSHEALWDYAADAGDLNSPFSFHGSPDALQVSVDVGKLSSRDQAQLKHRVSGGADPSVFEFKLSAPRGSDAFSDSSQQEYAPGAVRSIYQATVAEPQRQSHNSLVKNLAWLAGFVALYAGGSKLWSWWKNDKAAKQQLKHIEDARRKQEFELKYFVRRAQAADVLNAARQDDMML; encoded by the exons ATGCAACCGGCTCCTTCGCGGTCCAGTAGGCGACTCCGGCTGCCCGTCAAGGCGCCTCTGTTCGTCTTTCTCGTTTGTTTTTTCGCGGGGCTTTGCCCTCTTCAGcaagccgccggcgagcctgcAATCCGCGTGAGGCCTGCTCACGCGACCGTGCGGTCGTCTGGGACGTGGCGCAAGCTGCGAAAGAGCTTTCTAAAGCTtctggcggaggaggcgaagcgccgcgagtgGGTGCCCGTGGAGACTCTGGAGGAACTCGACGAGGACTCGCCTTATGTCAtcagcgtcgcgccgcaACAGTCTCTCAAGTTTAGGGGTTTttcgcgcgaccgcgaccgcATCGCCGACGAGCAAGTGTTCCGCGACCTCGGCAAGCAGCTGCCCCAGGGCTTCAACGCCGCCTTCGGTCTGAAAAAGGCCGCCAACGGCTTGCTCACCTGCGCGCACGCCCCCTGGCTGGCGGTCGCCGTCATCGACGCGGTTCGCGAGGCGACAACTCGGCAACATGTCAAATATTACCTTGCAGATGTCCGCTACCTTaggggcggcagcgaggacgaTGGAGACGAGACTgaggctggcgcgcgagacgcaccaCTCCCAACGACTCTGCCTCTCACGCCAAACAACAAAGTCTTCACCGAAGGCGCGCCTGACCTCGAGCCTCAAACTGGATCGCGCGCCTCCATCCTCTGCACCCAGGACGGTCAGCCGCCGCAGTTCATTCCAGAAGAcacagaggacgaagacgtgACTG AGCAGCAGCCAGGGCCTTGGGGCGTCACAGTCGTCGTGCGGTCGCGGGTGAACCCGCTGGCGGCGTTTGGGCGGTCCTACGAGCTGGAGGTCTTGGACAACGTCGCTGTCACGGtgcccgcgcagccgcgcattCCCCTTCCGCTgagcgtcgtcgcctctctcgacACGCTTCTCCAACTGGAGttggcggccgctgctgcggcggccgctgaggccgcagacgctgcaggctCCGGAGCGGCAGAtaccgccgcgctgcgcgcgcaggccctcTGCAGGCTCGAGCGCCCCGCGGCCTACCGCAGCGCAGCCAAGCTCGACTGCTCCATGTGGCAGACGAAACCGCAAAAATCGAAGGCGTCTG CGCACAAGCAGCTGATGAAAGCCCTGGCGCCGTTCGTGGGTCTGAGTGTCTCCAATCACTTACTGGGTCCGCGCCGAAACGCCGCGACGTTCGAGGGGCTCGTGGGCGTCgatgcgtctgcggctggatcgcctcctccggcgctgcTGAACTTGCAGTCGGACTTtggggcgccggcggcgagcgctgcAGAACGCGCGGTCCTGTCGCGGCTGTCTCACGAAGCCCTGTGGGACtacgccgcggacgccggcgacctGAACTCGCCTTTCAGCTTCCACGGCTCGCCAGACGCGCTGCAAGTCTCCGTCGACGTCGGCAAACTCAGCAGCCGAGACCAAGCTCAGCTGAAGCACCGCGTCTCCGGAGGGGCGGACCCCTCCGTGTTTGAATTCAagctctccgcgccccgaggcagcgacgccttCTCAGACAGCAGCCAGCAGGAGTacgcgcccggcgcggtTCGCAGCATCTACCAGGCGACCGTCGCGGAGCCCCAGCGGCAGTCGCACAACTCGCTCGTGAAGAATCTCGCGTGGCTCGCGGGATTCGTGGCGCTCTATGCCGGCGGCAGCAAACTCTGGAGCTGGTGGAAAAACGACAAggccgcgaagcagcagctgaagcacATCGAGGACGCTCGGCGCAAACAAGAATTCGAGCTCAAATACTTCGTCAGACGCGCACAGGCCGCCGACGTCCTCAACGCCGCAAGGCAAGACGACATGATGCTTTGA
- a CDS encoding hypothetical protein (encoded by transcript BESB_078600), protein MRAATFRFKPVPLLSRRGGRTLCYAQKEDRTRKATLRLASSSSSPPDAAPLNTSFSRLLSSFSGPLASPPCCARLRSFLAWYSTAACVAPSAVTVTSTAALPRPPSRSCHVSVHFFPWANSPANSPGPSSCSSSLSPSVFPFFSSSCFLLNDAFDVSRPPPRRFSAVDSQRSSYSPSSPSPLSGLPRYVASAASCRPSPPRPAHAASLGSLALFRPSRRPRPHLFGAFAGFPSRPFSSSAFVDSRVVRVYGGDGGAGSCSYTKHAKQILVGPGVPSGGKGGDGGSVILRVLPTRKAATVAGDEPSSHASSCSPSSSASASLSSLSFASASSPAFHTFEGESGARRPPVFSLTKKSEREAKVVFSAASASGGLGSLPGWARGEDGEGGGKMHRPGRNGRDTILHVPPGTVAWELRPRRRRRSEAHAARPASPCEGAEDTEDAAEMEDAEGSGDGGGTAPVAYDRVFLGELVASSAPLVVARGGRGGRGNSRADPHKAERGEPGEERLLEVELKCIADVGLVGFPNAGKSSILAALSRCAARVAAFPFTTTAPNVGQIDFLTGETLTVADLPGLVEHAHLNEGMGHAFLRHCERTNLLVYVVDVSGESATEVVADAEADGAQGGADARADSADEPFCALPGDSRRWIADMPRIPRDPLKAFFALYREVCLYSASLATRPFILAATKCDVRPAATLRSVDRLWRELNSPEQQRRLARLRQLALERHGPPAPAGGDTRGEARARLRAERDLQAPLRGAEETEERAESRDAGVAQDAARSTRPERECRALEPRASEAKRSEGGRRQKIQVVAVSARKGQGLELLAETMRAGVEAHRADRERVMREQLEEWRRRG, encoded by the coding sequence ATGAGGGCGGCGACTTTCCGCTTCAAGCCTGTGCCGCTTCTGAGTCGTCGAGGCGGAAGAACGCTTTGCTACGCACAAAAAGAAGACAGAACTCGCAAAGCCACACTCAGActtgcctcttcgtcttcctctccgccggaTGCGGCGCCTCTAAACAcctctttttctcgtcttctctcctctttcagCGGGCCTCTGGCTTCTCCTCCGTGCTGTGCGAGGTTACGCTCTTTTCTCGCTTGGTATTCGACTGCCGCGTGTGTTGCTCCTTCTGCAGTGACTGTCACTTCCACCGCTGCCTTGCCtcggcctccttcgcgctctTGTCACGTATCTGTTCATTTCTTTCCTTGGGCAAACTCGCCTGCAAACTCTCCTGGACCCTCGTCCTGttcttcgtctctttctccgtctgttttcccttttttttcttcgtcctGTTTTCTCCTGAATGACGCGTTTGACGTTTCTCGTCCTCCACCCCGCCGTTTTTCAGCGGTTGACTCGCAGCGCTCATCTTActctccgtcctctccctccccgcTCAGCGGGCTCCCTCGCTACGTAGCTTCTGCCGCATCTTGTCgaccgtctccgccgcgccctgcgcacgCAGCTTCGCTGGGTTCGCTTGCTTTGTTTCGCCcttcgcggaggccgcgtcCTCACCTTTTCGGAGCGTTTGCTGGCTTTCCTTCGCgccctttctcttcgtctgccttcgtggactcgcgcgtcgtccgcgtgtatggcggcgacggcggcgcgggctccTGCAGCTACACGAAGCACGCGAAGCAGATCCTGGTCGGTCCAGGAGTTCCCTCCGGCGGAAAGGGCGGCGATGGCGGCAGCGTGATTCTTCGCGTGCTGCCCACTCGCAAAGCCGCTaccgtcgccggcgacgagcccTCGTCTCACGCGTCTTcctgctcgccttcttcctcggcttctgcctcgctgtcttctctgtcgtTTGCCTCCGCATCATCGCCGGCCTTCCACACCTTCGAGGGGGAgtcgggcgcgcggaggccgccggtTTTTTCGCTGACGAAGAAGTCTGAGCGGGAGGCGAaggtcgtcttctccgcggcgagcgcctcgggGGGCCTGGGCAGCCTCCCGGgctgggcgcgcggcgaggacggcgagggcggcggcaagaTGCATCGCCCCGGTAGAAACGGCCGCGACACGATTCTTCACGTGCCGCCTGGAACCGTTGCTTGGGAGCTtaggccgcgaaggagacgtcGCTCCGAAGCCCacgcagcgcggcctgcctcTCCGTGCGAAGGGGCCGAGGAcacagaggacgcggcggagatgGAAGACGCTGAAGGCAGTGGGGACGGGGGTGGAACGGCGCCTGTAGCCTACGATCGCGTGTTTTTGGGCGAGTTGGTGGCCTCATCGGCGCCTCTGGtcgtggctcgcggcgggcggggcggccgcggcaacTCGCGCGCGGACCCGCACAAGGCCGAACGCGGCGAGCCTGGGGAGGAGCGACTGCTTGAGGTTGAGTTGAAGTGCATCGCCGACGTGGGCTTGGTCGGCTTTCCCAACGCAGGCAAGTCCTCGAttctcgcggcgctctcgcgctgcgcagctcgcgtgGCGGCGTTCCCCTtcacgacgacggcgccgaatGTAGGGCAGATCGACTTCCTCACCGGCGAGACGCTGACGGTCGCCGACTTGCCTGGCCTCGTGGAGCACGCGCATCTGAACGAGGGCATGGGTCACGCCTTCCTCAGACACTGCGAGCGAACCAACCTCCTCGTCTACGTCGTCGACGTCAGCGGCGAGTCAGCCACCGAGGTcgtcgcagacgccgaggcagacggcgcgcagggcggcgccgacgcgcgggcgGACAGCGCGGACGAGCCTTTCTGCGCGCTGCCTGGCGACAGCCGGAGATGGATTGCGGACATGCCTCGAATCCCGCGCGACCCCCTCAAGGCGTTCTTCGCGCTCTACCGCGAGGTCTGTCTGTACAGCGCGAGTCTGGCGACACGGCCCTTCATCCTCGCCGCGACCAAGTGCGACGTGCGCCCAGCAGCGACGCTCCGAAGCGTCGATCGGCTGTGGAGGGAACTGAACAGCcccgagcagcagcggcgcctcgcccgcctccggcaGCTCGCGCTCGAGCGCCACGGCCCCCCAGCGCCCGCCGGAGGAGACACAcggggcgaagcgcgcgcgcgcctgagggCTGAACGCGACCTGCAGGCCCCCctgagaggcgcggaagagacagaagaaagagcAGAAAGCCGCGACGCAGGTGTCGCGCAAGACGCAGCGCGGAGCACGCGCCCAGAGAGGGAGTGCAGAGCGttggagccgcgcgcgagcgaggcaaaAAGGAGTGAgggcggaagaagacagaagaTTCAGGTCGTCGCCGTTAGCGCGCGGAAGGGACAGGGCCTGGAGCTGCTTGCCGAGACgatgcgcgccggcgtcgaggcTCACCGTGCAGACAGGGAGCGCGTCATGCGCGAGCAACTCGAGGAgtggaggcgccgaggctgA